In Flavobacterium piscisymbiosum, the sequence CAGCAGGAACAATATACCACGGAGCATCTTTGGTCGAAGTCTTATTTATAGCCTCTTCATAATATTCCTGATATTCATCCCAATGCTCGCGTTCTTTCAAATCTCCTACCGAAAATTTCCAGTTGTGTTTTTCTTTCTCCAATCGTCGTAATAACCTTTGTCGTTGTTCCTCTTTACTTAGATGCAAATAAAATTTCAGAACAATAATTCCGTTTTGCGAAATATGCTTTTCAAAATTATTAATTTGCTCAATTCTATTTTTCCAAAAATCCTTCGGAATATCTTCTACGCTCTCAATTCCAGGCAAATTTTCAGCTAAAATAAATTCAGGATGCACACGCGTAACCAAAACATTCTCGTAATGCGTACGATTAAAAATTGCATATTTCCCCTTTTCAGGCAAAGCCATATAATGTCTCCATAAATAATCATGCTCTAACTCTGAAGAAGTTGGCGTTTTAAAACTATGTACTACAACACCACGCGGATTAAACTCTTTAAAAACCTCACGAATCAAACTATCCTTGCCCGAAGTATCCATGCCTTGCAAACAAATCAAAACGCCGTATCTATTATGAGCATACATTGTATCTTGCTGTTTGCTTAATTTAGATTGCACCTTATCCAGTTTTTCTATCTTTTCATCATCATCTCCCTTTACCTTCAACAAAGTCGGAATCTTTGATAATTTTATTTTATCTGTAACTTTAAAATCCTTCGGGTCTATCGATTTCATACTATTTTCATTTTTTGTATTATAAATATACTAATTTTACGAATCCCGATAGCTATCGAGACTGCTCATTGCAATACTTTTTCGATAAATTGTTTTTTTACAAGCCACAATAAGAGCTTATCCCGATACGTCGGGAGTCGCTTTGTTCTGTTAGTAAAAAACACAATTTCTCTTCAAAGTATTTATCCCGAAGCTTCGGGACTATCAGGGCTAGGTTTTGGTTTTCAAAATAAATTTTCCTTTAATAAAGAAATGCAACGATTCAATATTTACATAAAATCAAAAAAGTTTCATTGGAGTACTACTTTAATTATATTTACATTAATACTTTCTTTATATATAATATCAGTTATCAAACAGAATTATTTTGCTCCGGAAAAAGAATTGTTCGATGAAATAATCTTAAAATCAATGCTTGGACTTTTCATCCTTGGATTTATTTTAAAAACAATTGGATTGACAAAATTTAAAGCAATCAATGGTAAGTTTAGTGGTTTCCTGGAATTTTATAAAGATTATATTATTATAGATCAGGAGAAATTTAAAATTGACGAAATCACATCAATTGAGATTTCAAATAATGATTATTATGGGAAATTAGACAGATATACAGGTTTTGGACCTTCATTATCAAATGGTATTAATAATCAAATAGTAATAAGACTTAATTCAGAAATGACAAAATCTTATAACTTTGAATTGTACAACGAATACGATATGGAAAAAGTCGAAGAAGAACTCTTCTATTATTACTCTAAAGGAAAGATAGACTTTTTCGAACTTGCCAAAATATTAAAAATAAAAAGTAAAACAGAAATAGAAGAATTTAGAAATCAAATAAGTCTTCTAAAATAAAACATTTCATGGAAAAATTCACATTAGAAATATTATTTCAAATCATAGGTATCGGTTCAGCATCAGGATTATTTTATAACAACGATGCACTTTATATTATTGGCGATAACAGCGGATTTTTATACGAATATAATATGCAGAATCAGCAATTAAACCAACACGCCTTAATTGATAATCCGTCGCAAAATATTCCGAAAAATCTAAAACCCGATTTTGAATCGATCACGCATCATAATGATACCTTATATGTATTTGGTTCCGGTTCTACCGAAAACCGAAACAAAATGATCGAGTTTGATCTTAAAAACAAAACCATTCTTCAAAAGAATAATCTCGTTGATTTATACGGTTTAATGCAAAGTTTTGGCGAAATAAAACCGGAAGATTTTAATCTCGAAGGCGCAATCTTCGATGGTGAAAACTGGTATTTATTCAATCGCGGAAACGGAGTTTCGAACAAAAACACCATTTTTACCATTCATGCTAAAAGTTTGGGAGAAGAATTTGCTTTGGTTGCTACCAATTATAAACTGCCGAAAATAAAAGGCGTTCGCTCCAGTTTTACCGATGCTATTTTGGTCGAAGACAAAATCTATTTCCTTTCTACCGCCGAAGACACCAAATCAACTTACGATGACGGAGAAATCCTGGGAAGTTTCATTGGCCGAATCGACCTTAAAACCATGAAAATAGATTTTACTCAAAAAATAACATCAACCAATAAATTCGAAGGTTTGACTTTTTATAAAAAAGAAAATAACAAAATAGAGTTTTTATTGTGCGAGGATAATGATACTGAATTATTAGAAACTAAGATTTTTAAGTTGGTTTTGCCGGTTAAGTAAATTTCATGAGAAAAACAATTCTTTCTTTGTTAGTACTTATCATTCTTTTGAGTGTTGGTTATGGATTTTATAATTTTAAAATAAACAAAACTGAAATAAAAAGCTCTACAACATTCAATCTTAAAGATTTAGATTCAAATACAAAAAAAGGGTATTTCATACGGGCAAAAGATTTAGATCCAAAGACATTTATTACACTTCTAAAAGAGAAATACAATAAAGATTCGAAATTGAATTTTGTAACAATGATAGGAGATTTTCCTGATAATTGGGTAAAACCGAATGATATTGAGTATTTGATATCAATTATGCATTCTAAGGAAAAATGTTGTGGATATATGAGTACATTTTCCTCTTTTATTTCAAGTGAAAGTGGTGAAGTTGGAGGTTTTGCAATAATTTTTCTAAACTCCTATATTTCGAAAACAGAAATTAATATGGGATTGAATTGCAATCCGAAAACAAATGAAGAATCTATTAGGAAAATAGAAAAGTGGCATCAACAAACTACAACGAATAAAAATTAAACATATTTTATCTCAAGATTGAGCATATACTCACACCAAAATTCCGTAGAGACGCACAGCAGTGCGTCTCCCGCAACGAATATCCGCAATAAAAAACATAATGGACGAAGACGCACTGCTGTGCGCCTCTACAAAAAACCTTTGTACCTTTATACCTTTTGAAACTTTGAACCTTTAAAAAAATTTTTTTTTAACCTCCGTCCCAACCTTTTTATCTTTTTAACCCTCTTTAGTATAAAGACAACAATTGTGATAAACGAAACGCTAATTTCTAACTGCAAAAAAATGAACCGCGATGCGCAGCGTCAGGTTTATGAGCATATGGCTCCAAAATTGTATCGCCTCTGCAAACGATACCTCAAAAAGGAAGAAGAAATAGAAGAAGCTATGGCTGACGCTTTCTATACCATATTTACAAAACTGGAACAACTAAAAGAAGTTCTGGCTTTTGAGGCTTGGGCGCGCAAAATAACCGTAAATCATTGTTTGGCAACGATCAAGAAAAACATCAATTTTAATATGTATCTTGATGATGTCAAATTGCTTTCGCAACCTTTTACGGATGAGATTAATACATTAGAAGAAGAAGATTTACTCAATTTACTCAACCATATTCCAGACGGCTGCAAAACTGTTTTTAATCTTTTTGTTATCGAAGGTTTCGGACACAAAGAAATAGCCGCAATGCTAAACATTTCTGAAGGCACATCAAAATCACAATTGAATGCCGCTAAAACGAAACTAAAGGAATTAGTAAACAAATTGTATTACCAAAAAGTAAAATAGTCATGGACAATCAGGATAAAATATTCAATAAATTTAAAGAAGCCGCAGAAAACTCGGAACAAAAGGATTTTCCCGGAATGGACA encodes:
- a CDS encoding PPK2 family polyphosphate kinase produces the protein MKSIDPKDFKVTDKIKLSKIPTLLKVKGDDDEKIEKLDKVQSKLSKQQDTMYAHNRYGVLICLQGMDTSGKDSLIREVFKEFNPRGVVVHSFKTPTSSELEHDYLWRHYMALPEKGKYAIFNRTHYENVLVTRVHPEFILAENLPGIESVEDIPKDFWKNRIEQINNFEKHISQNGIIVLKFYLHLSKEEQRQRLLRRLEKEKHNWKFSVGDLKEREHWDEYQEYYEEAINKTSTKDAPWYIVPADDKEMARYIVAQIIWDTMEKHTDIKEPELPENIQENIGIYKQQLENES
- a CDS encoding DUF6929 family protein encodes the protein MEKFTLEILFQIIGIGSASGLFYNNDALYIIGDNSGFLYEYNMQNQQLNQHALIDNPSQNIPKNLKPDFESITHHNDTLYVFGSGSTENRNKMIEFDLKNKTILQKNNLVDLYGLMQSFGEIKPEDFNLEGAIFDGENWYLFNRGNGVSNKNTIFTIHAKSLGEEFALVATNYKLPKIKGVRSSFTDAILVEDKIYFLSTAEDTKSTYDDGEILGSFIGRIDLKTMKIDFTQKITSTNKFEGLTFYKKENNKIEFLLCEDNDTELLETKIFKLVLPVK
- a CDS encoding RNA polymerase sigma factor; translated protein: MNRDAQRQVYEHMAPKLYRLCKRYLKKEEEIEEAMADAFYTIFTKLEQLKEVLAFEAWARKITVNHCLATIKKNINFNMYLDDVKLLSQPFTDEINTLEEEDLLNLLNHIPDGCKTVFNLFVIEGFGHKEIAAMLNISEGTSKSQLNAAKTKLKELVNKLYYQKVK